A single genomic interval of Helianthus annuus cultivar XRQ/B chromosome 13, HanXRQr2.0-SUNRISE, whole genome shotgun sequence harbors:
- the LOC110898638 gene encoding uncharacterized protein LOC110898638 isoform X1, with translation MADDEIPTVPPPFTPPPWVTVSPFPHPSPRRLSSHFIPPTRPVRPVRQLAWVDLKGRIVGAEEASSAKAIGGGLSPEQAVAWELFSPMHRVLIVAVIAVAAVNSKKNKLIFQLKKSVKIRDEVLLGMQEKLDKLCEQVNYFKDKPDIASYDFEYIGCGCTRCDHHQLPLECKEVDITKNSVVADNDDEHMIQLKTASDVEQEERRMSDLSDWAPSVSSSTDVQWNVPVEHEIGKLQKECEEKDAAIKELSDVLNSAESHSSKRIAELEDVIRRKNMLITKLRKDMMVLEQKVMHLTRMRRPSSSKSTSSSNKLPAMSDNLVYDMDSTTSPSDDSDSSANMKHRVPMINPMFKEDHSTTILKKPTYSGTSKHMVKSSEKPLRPGTILKEKSLNQQVDSVNMSKSKESKSVSGGYKSRNGISSKSTKSRVPREYKRWA, from the exons ATGGCCGACGATGAAATTCCCACCGTTCCTCCGCCGTTTACACCGCCGCCGTGGGTCACCGTCTCCCCATTCCCCCACCCATCGCCCCGCCGCCTCTCCAGCCACTTTATTCCCCCGACCCGACCCGTACGACCCGTCAGACAGCTCGCATGGGTGGATCTAAAGGGTCGGATTGTTGGAGCTGAAGAAGCCAGCTCGGCTAAAGCCATCGGCGGCGGCTTGAGCCCCGAACAAGCCGTGGCTTGGGAGCTGTTTAGTCCTATGCATAGGGTTTTGATTGTGGCGGTTATTGCAGTTGCAGCTGTGAATTCAAAGAAGAATAAGTTGATTTTTCAGTTGAAAAAGTCGGTTAAGATTCGG GATGAGGTGCTGTTAGGTATGCAGGAAAAGCTTGACAAATTATGTGAGCAGGTGAATTATTTCAAGGATAAACCGGATATCGCGTCATATGATTTTGAGTATATTGGCTGCGGCTGCACCCGTTGTGATCATCACCAACTACCATTAGAATGTAAAGAA GTGGATATTACTAAAAATTCTGTTGTTGCTGATAATGATGATGAACATATGATCCAGTTGAAAACGGCTAGTGATGTTGAACAAGAAGAACGGCGCATGTCTGATTTGTCAGATTGGGCTCCAAGCGTCAGCTCGTCGACAGATGTTCAG TGGAATGTTCCGGTTGAACATGAGATTGGCAAACTACAGAAGGAATGTGAAGAAAAGGATGCTGCAATCAAAGAATTATCCGATGTTCTTAACTCAGCAGAATCGCATAGTTCAAAG AGAATTGCAGAACTGGAAGACGTTATACGTAGGAAAAACATGTTGATCACAAAGCTTCGGAAAGACATGATGGTCCTTGAACAAAAG GTAATGCACCTAACAAGGATGAGAAGACCATCTTCCTCAAAGTCAACTTCCAGTTCGAATAAGCTTCCCGCCATGTCAGACAATCTAGTATATGACATGGACAGCACGACGAGCCCGTCTGATGATTCAGATTCCTCTGCTAATATGAAACATCGAGTTCCTATGATAAATCCCATGTTCAAGGAAGATCATAGTACCACTATTCTTAAAAAACCGACATATTCCGGTACCTCTAAGCATATGGTCAAATCAAGCGAAAAACCGTTAAGACCTGGAACCATTCTGAAAGAAAAATCACTAAATCAACAAGTGGATTCGGTCAacatgtcaaagtcaaaggagtCAAAGTCTGTTTCTGGAGGATATAAGAGTAGAAATGGTATAAGTTCAAAGTCAACCAAATCTAGAGTGCCCAGAGAATATAAAAGATGGGCTTGA
- the LOC110898638 gene encoding uncharacterized protein LOC110898638 isoform X2, translating to MADDEIPTVPPPFTPPPWVTVSPFPHPSPRRLSSHFIPPTRPVRPVRQLAWVDLKGRIVGAEEASSAKAIGGGLSPEQAVAWELFSPMHRVLIVAVIAVAAVNSKKNKLIFQLKKSVKIRDEVLLGMQEKLDKLCEQVNYFKDKPDIASYDFEYIGCGCTRCDHHQLPLECKELKTASDVEQEERRMSDLSDWAPSVSSSTDVQWNVPVEHEIGKLQKECEEKDAAIKELSDVLNSAESHSSKRIAELEDVIRRKNMLITKLRKDMMVLEQKVMHLTRMRRPSSSKSTSSSNKLPAMSDNLVYDMDSTTSPSDDSDSSANMKHRVPMINPMFKEDHSTTILKKPTYSGTSKHMVKSSEKPLRPGTILKEKSLNQQVDSVNMSKSKESKSVSGGYKSRNGISSKSTKSRVPREYKRWA from the exons ATGGCCGACGATGAAATTCCCACCGTTCCTCCGCCGTTTACACCGCCGCCGTGGGTCACCGTCTCCCCATTCCCCCACCCATCGCCCCGCCGCCTCTCCAGCCACTTTATTCCCCCGACCCGACCCGTACGACCCGTCAGACAGCTCGCATGGGTGGATCTAAAGGGTCGGATTGTTGGAGCTGAAGAAGCCAGCTCGGCTAAAGCCATCGGCGGCGGCTTGAGCCCCGAACAAGCCGTGGCTTGGGAGCTGTTTAGTCCTATGCATAGGGTTTTGATTGTGGCGGTTATTGCAGTTGCAGCTGTGAATTCAAAGAAGAATAAGTTGATTTTTCAGTTGAAAAAGTCGGTTAAGATTCGG GATGAGGTGCTGTTAGGTATGCAGGAAAAGCTTGACAAATTATGTGAGCAGGTGAATTATTTCAAGGATAAACCGGATATCGCGTCATATGATTTTGAGTATATTGGCTGCGGCTGCACCCGTTGTGATCATCACCAACTACCATTAGAATGTAAAGAA TTGAAAACGGCTAGTGATGTTGAACAAGAAGAACGGCGCATGTCTGATTTGTCAGATTGGGCTCCAAGCGTCAGCTCGTCGACAGATGTTCAG TGGAATGTTCCGGTTGAACATGAGATTGGCAAACTACAGAAGGAATGTGAAGAAAAGGATGCTGCAATCAAAGAATTATCCGATGTTCTTAACTCAGCAGAATCGCATAGTTCAAAG AGAATTGCAGAACTGGAAGACGTTATACGTAGGAAAAACATGTTGATCACAAAGCTTCGGAAAGACATGATGGTCCTTGAACAAAAG GTAATGCACCTAACAAGGATGAGAAGACCATCTTCCTCAAAGTCAACTTCCAGTTCGAATAAGCTTCCCGCCATGTCAGACAATCTAGTATATGACATGGACAGCACGACGAGCCCGTCTGATGATTCAGATTCCTCTGCTAATATGAAACATCGAGTTCCTATGATAAATCCCATGTTCAAGGAAGATCATAGTACCACTATTCTTAAAAAACCGACATATTCCGGTACCTCTAAGCATATGGTCAAATCAAGCGAAAAACCGTTAAGACCTGGAACCATTCTGAAAGAAAAATCACTAAATCAACAAGTGGATTCGGTCAacatgtcaaagtcaaaggagtCAAAGTCTGTTTCTGGAGGATATAAGAGTAGAAATGGTATAAGTTCAAAGTCAACCAAATCTAGAGTGCCCAGAGAATATAAAAGATGGGCTTGA